Proteins encoded within one genomic window of Paraglaciecola psychrophila 170:
- the alr gene encoding alanine racemase encodes MSRPSKIIIDLAAIQANCRLAQSIAPHSKTVAVIKADAYGHGAVEVAKSLEPQVEMFTVSCLEEALVLRENGISKPILLLEGCFDISELKIAADNQCELVVHSRLQLEQLIDTPLKTAINIWLKIDTGMHRLGISPQEVGAVYAKLAASKNVKNIVLMTHFAHSDHIGGEHTAMQISRFEDCIQPIVANANQKVELSMANSAALLAWYQTRMDWNRPGIMLYGLSPFAGPIEAASKLIPAMNFESQVIALRDVSTGESVGYGCTWEAKRPSVIATIAVGYGDGYPRTAKSGTPVLINKQRAPLAGRVSMDLITVDVTDLANVQIGDNVLLWGKELSANEVASWAGTIGYELVTRMPRRVTRHFVS; translated from the coding sequence ATGTCTCGACCTTCCAAAATTATTATTGATTTAGCCGCTATACAGGCCAATTGTCGCTTAGCCCAATCTATTGCGCCCCATTCTAAAACCGTTGCCGTGATAAAAGCGGACGCCTATGGACATGGCGCTGTTGAGGTGGCCAAATCATTAGAGCCACAAGTTGAAATGTTTACTGTGTCTTGTCTTGAAGAAGCTTTAGTTCTGCGTGAAAACGGCATAAGTAAACCCATCTTATTGCTTGAGGGCTGTTTTGATATAAGTGAATTAAAGATTGCGGCTGACAATCAATGCGAACTTGTTGTGCATAGCCGTTTACAACTAGAACAACTAATTGATACCCCTCTTAAAACAGCTATAAATATTTGGTTGAAAATTGACACGGGAATGCACAGGTTAGGAATTTCACCTCAAGAGGTTGGAGCTGTATATGCCAAGCTGGCGGCCTCAAAGAACGTAAAAAATATAGTTTTAATGACACATTTTGCCCATTCTGATCATATAGGTGGGGAACACACTGCTATGCAAATAAGTCGATTTGAAGACTGTATTCAGCCCATTGTTGCTAATGCTAATCAAAAAGTAGAACTAAGTATGGCTAACTCTGCAGCGTTGTTAGCTTGGTATCAGACCAGAATGGATTGGAATCGACCAGGGATCATGTTGTACGGTTTGAGTCCTTTTGCGGGGCCTATTGAAGCTGCCTCTAAGCTTATCCCTGCCATGAACTTTGAGTCACAAGTGATAGCTTTGCGAGATGTGTCAACTGGTGAATCTGTGGGTTATGGTTGCACATGGGAGGCAAAACGGCCTTCTGTTATTGCCACGATTGCTGTTGGTTATGGTGATGGTTACCCCCGAACAGCCAAGTCGGGCACACCCGTTTTAATAAACAAACAGCGTGCGCCGCTGGCGGGTAGGGTGTCTATGGATTTGATCACAGTGGATGTTACCGACCTCGCCAATGTTCAAATTGGCGATAACGTTTTGTTATGGGGTAAGGAGTTATCAGCTAATGAAGTGGCAAGTTGGGCGGGTACTATTGGTTATGAATTGGTGACACGCATGCCTAGACGGGTTACTAGGCACTTTGTTAGCTAA
- a CDS encoding aminotransferase class IV: MADYNNIVFLHGQFMPMSEAKISPMDRGFLFGDGIYEVVPSYDAKLVGFGLHIERMQNGLDAIGIKLNMGVDDWRNIAQNLIEKNGKGNLGLYLHVSRGADVKRFHAFPENIQPTVFAYAFTIPAPPIADKLKVKQYSVTSTEDLRWKRCQIKSTSLLGNVMHFQQGREAGVDETILYNQRDELTEASACNVFVVKNDVIMTPPLDNQLLPGITRNMVLDILRKDGTLHIQERPISMTEVHAADELWLTSSSKEIAPVVELDGQPVGNGRVGDIWQLAQTLYSANKHNY, from the coding sequence ATGGCAGATTATAACAATATTGTATTTTTACATGGGCAGTTTATGCCTATGTCTGAAGCCAAAATATCGCCTATGGATCGCGGTTTTTTGTTTGGTGATGGCATATATGAAGTGGTGCCATCCTACGATGCTAAGTTAGTGGGTTTTGGCTTACATATCGAGCGTATGCAAAACGGCCTTGATGCTATTGGTATAAAATTAAATATGGGAGTGGATGATTGGCGTAATATTGCTCAAAATTTAATTGAAAAAAATGGTAAAGGCAATTTAGGTTTATACCTTCATGTTAGCCGAGGTGCGGATGTGAAACGTTTTCATGCTTTCCCTGAGAATATTCAACCTACTGTGTTTGCTTATGCCTTCACGATCCCCGCGCCACCTATCGCCGATAAGTTAAAGGTCAAACAATATAGCGTCACCAGTACTGAAGATTTACGTTGGAAACGTTGCCAGATAAAATCGACTTCATTATTAGGCAATGTGATGCACTTTCAACAAGGTCGTGAAGCCGGCGTTGATGAAACCATTTTATATAACCAGCGTGACGAGTTAACAGAAGCCAGCGCCTGCAATGTGTTTGTTGTCAAGAATGATGTGATAATGACACCACCTTTAGATAACCAATTACTGCCCGGTATTACCCGTAATATGGTACTAGATATATTACGTAAAGATGGCACATTACACATACAAGAAAGACCGATAAGCATGACCGAAGTCCACGCTGCGGATGAGCTTTGGTTAACCAGCTCAAGCAAAGAAATTGCACCTGTGGTTGAGCTAGATGGACAACCAGTAGGCAATGGCAGAGTGGGCGATATTTGGCAACTTGCGCAGACATTATATTCCGCGAATAAACATAATTATTAA
- a CDS encoding response regulator transcription factor, which yields MAKFLIADDHPLYREALKSALRPLFENVEIIQSDGLVSTLEALQQNSDFDLVLLDLNMPGCDNFYGLIRVSQDFPHVPVAVVSASDSVEVVSKVMSLGAKGFIPKAAPTQTIADALKQIMDGNNWLPEGMETSIEDDAPVINIAKLVGELTPKQFQVLKLLQNGLLNKQIAFDLNITEATVKAHISAVFRKLNVNTRTQAVLLLKNLDTP from the coding sequence GTGGCGAAGTTTTTAATAGCAGATGATCATCCTCTTTACAGAGAAGCATTGAAATCGGCACTGCGGCCATTATTTGAGAACGTCGAGATCATTCAATCTGATGGTTTAGTTTCGACATTAGAGGCGCTACAGCAAAATTCAGATTTTGATCTAGTACTATTAGATTTAAATATGCCGGGTTGTGATAACTTTTATGGTTTAATCAGAGTCTCTCAAGATTTTCCTCATGTTCCTGTGGCTGTCGTCTCAGCAAGTGATTCAGTTGAAGTGGTATCTAAAGTCATGAGCCTAGGTGCTAAGGGATTTATCCCAAAAGCGGCTCCCACTCAGACTATAGCAGATGCATTGAAACAAATAATGGACGGCAATAATTGGTTACCAGAGGGCATGGAAACTTCTATTGAAGATGATGCTCCAGTGATTAATATTGCTAAGCTTGTAGGTGAATTGACACCCAAACAATTCCAAGTATTAAAATTATTGCAAAATGGTCTACTTAACAAACAAATCGCCTTTGATTTGAATATTACCGAGGCTACTGTCAAAGCACATATCAGTGCTGTTTTCAGAAAACTCAATGTTAATACCCGCACTCAAGCTGTGTTGCTCTTGAAAAATTTGGATACCCCTTAG
- a CDS encoding CvfB family protein, with protein MSQVGKFNNLEVVNEVPFGFYLDAGDKGQILLPTKNAPLGCKLGDMVNAFIYHDSDDRLIATIRRPKVFVDHCAYLKVVSITKVGVFLDWGLEKDLLVPFSEQDYPMSEGVSYVVYVFCDEETGRLAASTKLKDFLYEESCDEGGTFEEKQEVELLICGQTDMGYKAIIDGSHLGLIFRDEVFQPIKIGHSMKGFIKRIREDGKIDLCFQFHDPTARNTLEEQIIEDLIAHDGLSTLTDKSSADEISRRFKVSKNVYKKAIGSLFRQKRILLDKTKITLVKK; from the coding sequence ATGTCGCAAGTTGGAAAATTCAATAACCTAGAAGTCGTCAATGAAGTGCCCTTTGGTTTCTACCTAGACGCAGGCGATAAAGGTCAAATTTTACTACCTACTAAAAATGCGCCCTTGGGCTGTAAATTAGGGGATATGGTGAATGCGTTTATTTATCATGATAGTGATGATCGTCTTATCGCCACCATCAGACGTCCCAAGGTGTTTGTTGATCATTGTGCGTATTTAAAAGTTGTCAGTATCACCAAAGTAGGTGTGTTTTTAGATTGGGGATTAGAAAAAGACTTATTGGTACCATTTAGTGAACAAGATTACCCTATGTCTGAAGGGGTCTCTTATGTAGTTTATGTATTTTGTGATGAAGAAACTGGCCGGCTTGCAGCATCTACCAAACTCAAAGATTTTTTGTATGAAGAGTCGTGTGATGAAGGCGGCACTTTTGAAGAGAAGCAAGAAGTTGAGTTACTGATATGTGGGCAAACAGATATGGGTTACAAGGCTATTATCGATGGTTCACACCTTGGTTTGATATTCAGAGATGAAGTTTTTCAGCCAATTAAAATTGGTCATTCAATGAAAGGCTTTATTAAGCGTATTCGCGAAGATGGCAAAATTGATTTGTGTTTTCAGTTTCATGACCCAACTGCCCGCAACACCTTAGAAGAACAAATAATAGAAGACTTAATTGCACATGATGGTCTATCTACTTTAACCGATAAGAGTTCAGCTGACGAAATATCGCGGCGTTTTAAAGTAAGCAAAAATGTGTATAAAAAAGCGATTGGGTCTTTGTTTAGGCAAAAACGTATTTTATTAGACAAGACTAAAATAACACTCGTTAAAAAGTAA
- the cmoB gene encoding tRNA 5-methoxyuridine(34)/uridine 5-oxyacetic acid(34) synthase CmoB, with amino-acid sequence MAVNWFNDFYKHIADSPLSHWLEVLPAQIATWQKEQLHGDFTKWVKLLHKLPTTEPSSIELKDTVKFGVSSDISEYTQKQIIGLLKQFTPWRKGPFHLHGIHVDTEWRSDWKWNRVQPHIHSLKDRYVLDVGCGSGYHMWRMLGEHAKMVVGADPSQLFLMQFQAIKHFNPDPRIHLLPIGVEQLPELKAFDTVFSMGVLYHRRSPIDFLYQLKNQLRKGGELVLETLVVEGDEQTVFMPGERYAQMRNVWYLPSTAALTLWLRRVGFKNIRVVDVASTALQEQRTTEWMDSQSLVDFLDPNDHSKTIEGYPAPLRAVLVAEC; translated from the coding sequence TTGGCTGTTAATTGGTTCAATGATTTTTACAAACACATTGCTGACTCACCTTTAAGTCATTGGTTGGAAGTGTTACCGGCTCAAATTGCGACTTGGCAAAAAGAACAGTTACATGGTGATTTTACAAAATGGGTAAAGTTGCTTCACAAGTTACCTACCACTGAACCATCATCAATTGAACTTAAAGACACGGTCAAATTTGGTGTTTCAAGTGATATCAGTGAATACACGCAAAAACAGATAATAGGATTGCTTAAGCAATTTACGCCTTGGCGCAAAGGGCCTTTTCATCTGCATGGTATTCATGTCGATACTGAGTGGCGTTCCGACTGGAAATGGAACCGAGTGCAACCTCACATACATTCTCTTAAAGATCGTTATGTTCTAGATGTAGGCTGTGGCAGTGGTTATCATATGTGGCGCATGTTAGGTGAACACGCAAAAATGGTAGTGGGTGCGGATCCATCGCAACTTTTTTTAATGCAATTCCAAGCGATTAAACACTTTAATCCTGATCCACGGATTCACTTATTACCGATAGGTGTGGAACAATTACCTGAACTCAAAGCGTTTGACACAGTGTTTTCAATGGGCGTGTTATATCACAGACGCAGCCCCATAGACTTTTTATACCAGTTAAAAAATCAATTGCGTAAAGGCGGAGAACTAGTACTTGAAACCTTAGTAGTAGAAGGCGATGAGCAAACAGTATTCATGCCCGGTGAGCGTTATGCACAAATGCGTAATGTGTGGTATTTGCCCAGTACTGCCGCTTTAACCCTATGGCTGCGAAGAGTCGGTTTTAAAAATATTCGCGTGGTGGATGTGGCATCCACCGCTCTACAAGAACAAAGGACAACAGAGTGGATGGATAGTCAATCATTAGTAGACTTTCTTGACCCGAACGATCACAGTAAAACCATTGAGGGTTACCCTGCCCCGCTTAGAGCCGTTTTAGTCGCTGAATGTTAA
- the cmoA gene encoding carboxy-S-adenosyl-L-methionine synthase CmoA, protein MQDVKDTIYSQPQQVSEFRFDQSVAEVFPDMIQRSVPGYSTIVDTIGQICARYAQPDSNIYDLGCSLGAASLAASKYIQSDNCQILAIDNSPAMAQRCELHVQAFKAATPISVICDDIQNIDIKNASCVVMNFTLQFIPPEQRIDIMHKIYAGLNPGGVLLLSEKISHDTEQGNDLVIDLHHEFKRRNGYSELEISQKRTALEDVMRTETFEQHKDRLTLVGFTDIVRWFTCFNFASMVVIKG, encoded by the coding sequence ATGCAAGACGTTAAAGACACCATTTATTCTCAGCCGCAACAAGTTAGTGAATTTCGATTTGATCAATCGGTGGCAGAAGTATTTCCTGATATGATCCAACGTTCTGTGCCTGGATACAGCACGATAGTTGATACCATAGGTCAAATTTGCGCTCGCTACGCGCAACCTGACAGTAATATATACGACTTAGGGTGTTCATTAGGGGCTGCGAGTTTAGCTGCTAGCAAATATATACAAAGCGATAACTGCCAAATTCTAGCGATTGATAACTCTCCTGCCATGGCTCAGCGTTGTGAGTTACATGTACAGGCTTTTAAAGCGGCCACACCAATAAGTGTAATTTGTGATGATATCCAAAACATTGATATTAAAAATGCATCTTGTGTAGTTATGAATTTTACCTTGCAATTCATCCCGCCAGAGCAACGCATCGATATTATGCATAAAATATATGCCGGATTAAATCCTGGTGGTGTTTTATTGTTATCTGAAAAGATAAGTCATGATACTGAACAAGGTAATGATTTGGTCATTGACCTGCACCACGAATTTAAACGCAGAAACGGTTATAGCGAATTAGAAATAAGCCAAAAACGCACAGCATTAGAAGACGTCATGCGCACCGAGACCTTTGAGCAACACAAAGACAGATTAACACTAGTGGGTTTTACAGATATTGTACGCTGGTTTACCTGTTTTAATTTTGCGTCCATGGTGGTAATTAAGGGCTAA
- the add gene encoding adenosine deaminase, whose translation MITTSLPLTDLHRHLDGNIRPSTIWQLAQEFSIPLQQQNLEELIQATQVQFKTTDLLAFLQQMELGVSVLASEQACYRVAYENVEDAKRAGLTYVELRFSPVFMAQAHNLPIEQVVDAVVAGCKAGSKKFGVPVNLIGILSRSYGEATCYQELWALLRAKDDIVALDLAGDEKGFPAIRFKQHFKLARDAGWNITVHAGEADGPHSIWQAIDELGATRIGHSVAARKDPHLMDFMAKNDISIECCLTSNFQTGAFTDIAHHPIKTFIERGIVVTLNTDDPGVSGIEIADEYRLAREVVGLSAKQLAQIQLNGVEVAFAGDSVKWELLSQSR comes from the coding sequence GTGATAACTACTAGCTTGCCTCTAACTGATTTGCATCGACACCTCGATGGTAATATTCGGCCGTCAACCATTTGGCAGCTTGCTCAAGAATTTTCTATCCCACTGCAGCAGCAAAACTTAGAAGAGCTTATTCAAGCGACGCAAGTCCAATTTAAAACGACCGACCTTTTGGCTTTTTTGCAGCAAATGGAACTGGGTGTCTCAGTGTTAGCCTCAGAGCAAGCTTGTTATAGAGTGGCATATGAAAATGTCGAAGATGCTAAGCGGGCAGGTCTCACTTATGTAGAATTACGCTTTTCGCCAGTTTTTATGGCACAGGCCCATAATCTTCCCATTGAGCAAGTGGTTGATGCTGTTGTCGCTGGCTGCAAAGCAGGCAGTAAAAAATTTGGTGTACCCGTTAATCTCATTGGCATATTAAGTCGCAGTTACGGTGAAGCAACTTGTTATCAAGAGCTTTGGGCATTGCTCAGAGCCAAAGACGATATAGTGGCGCTAGATTTGGCAGGTGATGAAAAAGGCTTTCCTGCTATCAGGTTTAAACAACATTTTAAATTAGCCAGAGATGCCGGCTGGAACATTACTGTGCACGCTGGTGAAGCCGACGGACCACACAGTATTTGGCAAGCAATTGATGAGTTAGGCGCAACGCGGATTGGCCATAGTGTGGCGGCACGAAAAGATCCTCATTTAATGGATTTTATGGCGAAAAATGACATCAGCATAGAGTGCTGTTTGACTTCCAACTTTCAAACCGGTGCTTTTACTGATATTGCCCATCACCCGATTAAAACCTTCATCGAAAGGGGCATTGTGGTGACGTTGAATACCGACGATCCCGGTGTGTCGGGCATTGAGATTGCTGATGAGTACAGGTTAGCTAGGGAGGTTGTGGGGTTGTCTGCTAAGCAGCTTGCTCAGATACAGTTGAATGGGGTTGAGGTGGCGTTTGCGGGGGATAGTGTTAAGTGGGAGTTGTTGAGTCAATCTCGTTAA